A single genomic interval of Streptomyces sp. NBC_01296 harbors:
- a CDS encoding NAD-dependent epimerase/dehydratase family protein: MTEPRRPQRAVPRQVVITGVTGFIGAAVLSALARIRCEEPESAALRLRVVGRRDPREGGLADEWVRADLSDPGSLRDSCEGADVLVHLASLIGSDERQCAAVNTEGTAALMDEARRAGVGRIVHLSTSAVYGCGPHRGIPVDGVVPAPVSATSRTRLAGEAPALAAGAVVLRPGLVIGPGDRWVVPGLGELLEATGALWGGGRALLSLVAVGDLANLIARLALGYGPDGGTVWHASHPEPVRTSALVRALAGREIVPPVERDLPEAECLERLAASGSRLSPRQFWLLAQDHWYDSAGIWEAAGCPPGPGPLARLDEAADWYREHMALV; this comes from the coding sequence ATGACCGAGCCGCGTCGCCCGCAGCGGGCCGTGCCTCGCCAGGTGGTGATCACCGGCGTCACCGGCTTCATAGGAGCGGCGGTCCTGTCCGCACTCGCCCGGATCCGGTGCGAAGAGCCGGAGTCCGCCGCGCTGCGGCTGAGGGTGGTGGGCCGTCGGGACCCCCGGGAGGGCGGCCTTGCCGACGAATGGGTCCGAGCAGACCTGTCCGACCCCGGGTCGCTGCGCGACAGCTGTGAGGGAGCGGACGTCCTGGTCCACCTGGCTTCGCTGATCGGCTCCGACGAACGGCAGTGCGCCGCCGTCAACACCGAGGGAACCGCGGCGCTGATGGACGAGGCCCGCCGGGCCGGTGTCGGACGGATCGTGCACCTGTCCACCTCGGCCGTCTACGGCTGCGGACCACACCGCGGCATCCCTGTGGACGGTGTCGTTCCGGCGCCCGTTTCAGCCACCAGCCGGACGCGTCTGGCGGGCGAGGCGCCGGCACTGGCCGCGGGGGCGGTGGTGCTCCGTCCCGGTCTGGTGATCGGCCCCGGAGACCGCTGGGTCGTACCGGGGCTGGGAGAACTCCTCGAAGCCACCGGGGCGCTGTGGGGAGGCGGGCGGGCTCTGCTGTCCCTGGTCGCGGTCGGCGATCTGGCCAACCTCATCGCCCGCCTCGCGCTCGGGTACGGCCCGGACGGGGGAACCGTGTGGCACGCCAGTCATCCGGAGCCGGTGCGCACGAGCGCTCTGGTGCGGGCGCTCGCCGGGCGGGAGATCGTGCCTCCGGTGGAGCGGGACCTCCCCGAGGCGGAGTGCCTGGAGCGGCTGGCGGCTTCCGGTTCCCGGTTGAGCCCGCGTCAGTTCTGGCTGCTCGCGCAGGACCACTGGTACGACAGCGCCGGGATTTGGGAGGCCGCCGGCTGCCCGCCCGGGCCGGGGCCGCTGGCCCGCCTGGACGAGGCGGCCGACTGGTACCGGGAGCACATGGCTCTCGTATGA
- a CDS encoding bifunctional DNA primase/polymerase, whose product MPVYSQNLPQGVSGGTALDVATWMALRGYPVHPLAPGTKTPAPNCPDCRGGLHSPQDCTCRSRGRWCHGFHAATTDLPTLRDWWAAEPEFGIGVSCGPAGLVVIDVDAHADADDVPARERLLPGIPIDERVDLTGLGSGYDTLALLAAYRSRPNPCEDTSTLRVRTPSGGMHIWYRLPKGGPRLRCSSGSSSKVALAWQVDVRAVGGYIVAPTTRTAAGVYEALPGARLPAALPLWLTAELVRTGHGIDTAPVEPVAAPGGPVRGSRGRGSLQGGQRALAGLLEEVRACGASPAGTAFSEKLNRAAFTAGGLAAGGHLAAGECRRLLLEAADHARPHQTRRNVLIVEAGLRAGSGRPIPPKERP is encoded by the coding sequence GTGCCCGTCTATTCCCAGAACCTGCCCCAGGGCGTGAGTGGCGGGACGGCACTGGACGTGGCGACCTGGATGGCCCTGCGCGGGTATCCGGTCCATCCACTGGCTCCAGGGACCAAGACGCCTGCTCCGAACTGCCCCGACTGCCGGGGCGGTCTGCATTCTCCGCAGGACTGCACCTGCCGTTCCCGGGGACGCTGGTGCCACGGGTTCCATGCGGCCACCACCGACCTCCCTACGCTGCGGGACTGGTGGGCGGCCGAGCCCGAGTTCGGGATCGGGGTCTCCTGCGGGCCTGCCGGGCTCGTCGTCATCGACGTCGATGCACATGCCGATGCCGATGACGTGCCCGCCAGGGAGCGGCTGCTGCCCGGCATCCCCATCGACGAGCGCGTCGACCTGACCGGACTCGGCAGCGGCTACGACACCTTGGCGCTGCTGGCCGCGTACCGGTCCCGGCCCAACCCTTGCGAAGACACGTCGACCCTGCGGGTGCGCACGCCTTCCGGAGGGATGCACATCTGGTACCGGCTGCCCAAGGGCGGCCCGCGCCTGCGGTGTTCCAGCGGATCGAGCTCGAAGGTCGCGCTGGCCTGGCAGGTCGACGTACGTGCCGTCGGCGGCTACATCGTGGCGCCCACGACGCGTACGGCCGCCGGCGTGTACGAGGCGCTGCCCGGTGCGCGGCTGCCCGCGGCCCTGCCGCTGTGGCTGACCGCCGAACTCGTACGCACCGGCCATGGCATCGACACGGCCCCTGTGGAGCCCGTAGCGGCCCCTGGAGGGCCTGTACGGGGTTCGCGTGGCCGCGGGTCCCTGCAGGGCGGGCAGCGGGCTCTTGCGGGGCTCCTGGAGGAGGTACGGGCCTGCGGGGCCAGCCCGGCCGGAACGGCCTTCAGCGAGAAGCTCAACCGGGCCGCCTTCACCGCCGGAGGGCTCGCCGCGGGGGGTCACCTCGCCGCCGGGGAATGCCGCCGGCTGCTCCTCGAGGCCGCGGACCACGCCCGACCCCACCAGACGCGCCGCAACGTCCTCATCGTCGAAGCGGGGCTCCGTGCCGGAAGCGGCCGACCGATCCCTCCCAAGGAACGCCCATGA
- a CDS encoding DNA primase family protein: MSSAGSTGFNAQAAAEQLAAFAPESTDTAAAARGRRLPAQQSGAPAAGGGGADFVATGLLQNLSDRGNAKLFAHLHHNRFRHVEGLGWYVWDEYRWKRTGGEKAAIWAAGDMAEELPTHDSRGVFTDRELSQHRKRAMSTSGVKAMLTQAKASPELALDPDVLDGDKYALCTPAGVVDLRTGDLHKPDPTRDLHSRATYLAPEAMPTPRFHAFLNQTFGDDDKGKEMINFLHLLLGYSITGDVGGQVLPFLYGVGANGKSALLDVVIKILGDYADVAPPGFLMERGKFNEHSTELTELHGRRLFVCSELKPHDKFDEARVKLLTGGDRLKARRMRQDFFSFEPTHKLWLLGNHRPEVGTGGHAFWRRIRLIPFEKVVPDHRKIDNLAEALVQEEGPGILHWMIQGAKAYLATKPALTGPSVVRTATQAYATTEDHIGRFLAECCTTGAELPEPRDLKVEQGALYRAYSAWCLDGEGLRPATTRAFATRIRAEVGVASPNEMLRSNGQKFYPGLALLADETQNPREANRASAP; encoded by the coding sequence ATGAGCAGCGCCGGAAGCACGGGGTTCAACGCCCAGGCAGCGGCGGAACAGCTTGCTGCGTTCGCGCCCGAGAGCACCGACACCGCTGCCGCCGCGCGCGGCAGGCGGCTGCCGGCCCAGCAGAGCGGGGCTCCGGCGGCCGGGGGCGGCGGAGCCGATTTCGTCGCGACGGGGCTGCTGCAGAACCTCAGCGACCGCGGCAACGCGAAGCTCTTCGCCCATCTCCACCACAACCGGTTCCGGCACGTGGAGGGACTGGGCTGGTACGTGTGGGACGAGTACCGGTGGAAGCGCACCGGCGGGGAGAAGGCCGCGATCTGGGCCGCCGGGGACATGGCGGAGGAACTGCCCACGCACGACTCCCGGGGTGTCTTCACCGACCGGGAGCTGTCGCAGCACCGCAAGCGCGCCATGTCCACCTCGGGCGTGAAGGCGATGCTCACGCAGGCCAAGGCCTCCCCCGAACTCGCCCTGGACCCGGACGTCCTGGACGGCGACAAGTACGCGCTGTGCACCCCCGCGGGCGTCGTGGACCTGCGCACCGGTGACCTGCACAAGCCGGATCCGACCCGGGACCTGCACTCGCGCGCCACTTACCTGGCCCCCGAGGCCATGCCCACGCCCCGGTTCCACGCCTTCCTGAACCAGACCTTCGGCGACGACGACAAGGGCAAGGAGATGATCAACTTTCTTCATCTCCTGCTCGGCTACTCCATCACCGGCGACGTCGGCGGCCAGGTGCTGCCCTTCCTCTACGGCGTCGGCGCCAACGGCAAGTCGGCGCTCCTCGACGTCGTCATCAAGATCCTCGGGGACTACGCGGACGTGGCCCCGCCCGGGTTCCTGATGGAGCGCGGGAAGTTCAACGAGCACTCGACCGAGTTGACGGAACTGCACGGCCGCCGCCTGTTCGTCTGCAGCGAGCTCAAACCGCACGACAAGTTCGACGAGGCACGGGTCAAGCTGCTGACCGGCGGCGACCGGCTCAAGGCGCGGCGGATGCGGCAGGACTTCTTCAGCTTCGAGCCGACCCACAAGCTGTGGCTGCTGGGCAACCACCGTCCGGAGGTCGGCACGGGCGGCCATGCCTTCTGGCGCCGGATCCGGCTGATCCCGTTCGAGAAGGTCGTCCCCGACCACCGCAAGATCGACAACCTGGCGGAGGCGCTCGTACAGGAGGAGGGTCCGGGCATCCTCCACTGGATGATCCAGGGGGCCAAGGCCTATCTCGCCACCAAGCCGGCCCTGACCGGGCCCAGCGTGGTCCGTACCGCCACGCAGGCGTACGCCACCACCGAGGACCACATCGGGCGGTTCCTGGCCGAGTGCTGCACCACCGGGGCGGAGCTGCCCGAGCCCCGTGATCTGAAGGTGGAGCAGGGAGCGCTGTACCGCGCGTACAGTGCGTGGTGTCTCGACGGCGAGGGCCTTCGTCCCGCCACGACCCGCGCGTTCGCCACACGTATTCGAGCCGAGGTCGGCGTCGCCTCGCCCAATGAGATGCTCCGCTCGAACGGGCAGAAGTTCTACCCCGGCCTGGCGCTCCTGGCCGACGAAACGCAGAACCCGCGCGAGGCGAACAGGGCAAGCGCGCCGTGA
- a CDS encoding DUF6009 family protein — protein MSSLLTSSDLAHEDKVVWLEDPEELDYVRQALDKTPRRRGKPRYHRDGRMIGFTELGDTAEADPDSGLQKRRVFYLLPHDRDAEPEGLYREGAPGEAVDPRTIEPRQVGRKTARSQRGLSTPTVA, from the coding sequence ATGAGCTCGCTACTGACTTCAAGCGATCTCGCCCACGAGGACAAAGTGGTGTGGCTGGAGGACCCTGAAGAGCTCGATTACGTGCGCCAGGCCCTGGACAAGACCCCCCGGCGCCGGGGGAAGCCGCGCTACCACCGTGACGGGCGCATGATCGGCTTCACCGAGCTCGGCGACACGGCGGAAGCGGACCCCGACAGCGGCCTGCAGAAGCGGCGCGTCTTCTACCTGCTGCCGCACGACCGCGACGCGGAGCCCGAAGGCCTGTACCGGGAGGGCGCGCCGGGCGAGGCCGTGGATCCGCGGACGATCGAACCCCGGCAGGTCGGCCGGAAGACCGCGCGGTCGCAGCGAGGGCTGTCCACGCCGACGGTTGCCTGA
- the tpg gene encoding telomere-protecting terminal protein Tpg: MTQIDDSLTRADELHFTRHVPKSAGAQMRFLVKQLKSTRETARLLGISQRTVERYVKDQIKQPKPALAGRLESEVRRRWQPLVRKRARDRAASTTGLVIETRARFGFTAAPGTTDDGRMRRITQHLPPEYAARLFSAQAAGAAESRLQQIAAEALQEMYFKDNGSRATGLLVEFTDIDYVDFAF; this comes from the coding sequence ATGACCCAGATCGACGACAGCCTGACCCGCGCGGACGAACTGCACTTCACCCGCCACGTCCCCAAGTCGGCGGGCGCCCAGATGCGCTTCCTCGTCAAGCAGCTCAAATCCACCCGGGAGACGGCCCGCCTGCTCGGCATCTCCCAGCGCACGGTCGAGCGTTACGTCAAGGACCAGATCAAGCAGCCCAAGCCGGCGCTCGCCGGCCGCCTCGAGTCCGAGGTACGCCGCCGCTGGCAGCCCCTGGTCCGCAAGCGTGCCCGCGACAGGGCCGCCTCGACCACCGGCCTGGTCATCGAGACCCGCGCCCGCTTCGGTTTCACCGCCGCCCCCGGCACCACCGACGACGGCCGCATGCGCCGCATCACCCAGCACCTGCCCCCGGAGTACGCGGCCCGCCTCTTCAGCGCCCAGGCAGCCGGCGCCGCCGAGTCCCGGCTCCAGCAGATCGCGGCCGAAGCCCTCCAGGAGATGTACTTCAAGGACAACGGCTCCCGCGCCACGGGCCTCTTGGTCGAGTTCACCGACATCGACTACGTCGACTTCGCCTTCTGA
- the tap gene encoding telomere-associated protein Tap: MPNEQESLFAAVDALLEEAAAQDPLPHPDERKRLREAAGLSQDQIAKALSVRRETVTSWETGRTAPRPPKRAAYARLLEGLSTLHPVDAVNAVNAVNAEAPGDTPTPAPSINAVNATPPPATINGVNATPLAINATAAPAPTINAVNAAAPTAPVNAVNAPADAEPRANPAAPGSGAEPRFREGAGRGTAPQGPTPTPPTVNGVNAVNAEPPEAAQEAAPAPTVNAVNADPSAAPATPAPSAEPTPTVNGVNAVNARPPATPRRPRPTPLEGNGPLAVLTGTGQAHTTAGLVLDHPTTGGLPAILTWALGPDAGLRAPRLHRNGKDGDPLLVLTAPALELLGLPLALEDRRGLRLPDNHPVIKQLTKAKWQLTRRGFGPWPRIYRPATPSTGRQCVQLAILPWGALDPRAWGEGTPDLPAPELAELLTTYASRVLTPRGSTAVTGLELMTALRPPTRAAKDEATNTWVSAPVPGSLTRPVDPAPPEAPDEHPVVAALYPRSHQRTPAEVLDEEAYDWIRDPELLTDAECTRTHAVGIDVNMAFAAAANRLPVGLGPATHRTGPRFDPKLPGCWLADLSSIALDPRLPSPFTPHGRPPTGPAWYATPTLAYAQELGHDVHPTEGWLRLDHGPYLDAWYTRLRDAYMATMADLGVTSTLPEPEFLTAMAELQQHSDPVLKPVLSAIKSTVKGGIGKLRERPQGAGYRPGEAWPALERPTWRPDIRAAVISTARVNMHRKMNKLATAAGQYPIAVLSDCAVYLSDGPSPLDFLPRTPEGKPLPGGFRLGVSPGMVKHEGTQPLLWAVQMLDENHNPARHIKGHDAAADGE; encoded by the coding sequence ATGCCCAACGAACAAGAGAGCCTCTTCGCAGCGGTCGACGCCCTGCTCGAAGAAGCAGCCGCCCAGGACCCGCTCCCGCACCCGGACGAGCGCAAGCGCCTGCGCGAAGCCGCCGGCCTGAGCCAGGACCAGATCGCCAAGGCGCTCTCCGTCCGCCGCGAAACGGTCACCTCCTGGGAAACGGGCCGCACGGCCCCCCGCCCTCCCAAACGCGCCGCGTACGCCCGCCTCCTGGAGGGCCTCTCCACCCTCCACCCCGTTGACGCCGTTAACGCCGTTAACGCCGTTAACGCCGAAGCCCCCGGGGACACCCCCACTCCGGCCCCGAGCATTAACGCCGTTAACGCCACCCCGCCCCCGGCGACCATTAACGGCGTTAACGCCACCCCGCTCGCCATCAACGCCACCGCCGCCCCGGCACCCACCATTAACGCCGTTAACGCTGCTGCCCCGACCGCACCCGTTAACGCCGTTAACGCCCCCGCCGACGCCGAGCCCCGGGCCAATCCGGCAGCCCCGGGGTCCGGGGCGGAGCCCCGGTTCCGGGAAGGGGCGGGTAGGGGAACAGCCCCGCAGGGCCCCACCCCGACGCCCCCCACCGTTAACGGCGTTAACGCCGTTAACGCCGAGCCCCCGGAGGCGGCCCAGGAGGCGGCCCCCGCGCCGACCGTTAACGCCGTTAACGCCGATCCCTCGGCAGCACCCGCCACCCCGGCCCCGTCGGCGGAACCGACCCCGACCGTTAACGGCGTTAACGCCGTTAACGCCCGCCCCCCGGCCACACCCCGGCGGCCCCGCCCCACCCCCCTGGAAGGGAACGGCCCCCTCGCCGTCCTCACCGGCACCGGCCAGGCCCACACCACCGCCGGCCTCGTCCTCGACCACCCCACCACCGGCGGCCTCCCGGCCATCCTCACCTGGGCCCTCGGCCCCGACGCCGGCCTCCGCGCCCCCCGCCTCCACCGCAACGGCAAGGACGGCGACCCCCTTCTCGTCCTCACCGCCCCCGCGCTCGAGCTCCTCGGCCTCCCCCTCGCCCTCGAGGACCGCCGCGGCCTGCGCCTCCCGGACAACCACCCGGTCATCAAGCAGCTCACCAAGGCCAAGTGGCAGCTGACCCGCCGCGGCTTCGGTCCCTGGCCCCGCATCTACCGCCCCGCCACCCCCTCCACCGGCCGCCAGTGCGTCCAGCTCGCGATCCTGCCGTGGGGTGCCCTCGACCCCCGCGCCTGGGGCGAGGGCACCCCCGACCTCCCCGCCCCGGAACTCGCGGAGCTCCTCACCACCTACGCCTCCCGCGTCCTCACCCCCCGCGGCTCCACCGCCGTCACCGGCCTCGAACTCATGACGGCCCTGCGCCCGCCCACCCGTGCCGCGAAGGACGAAGCGACCAACACCTGGGTCTCGGCCCCGGTCCCCGGCTCGCTCACCCGCCCCGTCGACCCGGCTCCCCCGGAGGCCCCCGACGAGCACCCGGTGGTCGCCGCCCTCTACCCCCGCTCCCACCAGCGCACCCCGGCCGAGGTCCTCGACGAGGAGGCGTACGACTGGATCCGCGACCCGGAGCTCCTCACCGACGCCGAGTGCACCCGCACCCACGCCGTCGGCATCGACGTGAACATGGCCTTCGCCGCGGCGGCCAACCGGCTCCCCGTCGGGCTCGGCCCCGCCACCCACCGCACCGGCCCCCGCTTCGACCCGAAGCTGCCCGGCTGCTGGCTGGCGGACCTCTCCTCCATCGCCCTCGACCCCCGCCTCCCCAGCCCGTTCACCCCGCACGGCCGACCCCCCACCGGCCCGGCCTGGTACGCGACCCCGACCCTCGCCTACGCCCAGGAGCTCGGCCACGACGTGCACCCGACCGAGGGCTGGCTCCGCCTCGATCACGGCCCGTACCTCGACGCCTGGTACACCCGGCTCCGCGACGCCTACATGGCCACGATGGCGGACCTCGGCGTCACCTCGACGCTCCCCGAGCCCGAGTTCCTGACGGCGATGGCAGAACTTCAGCAGCACTCCGACCCGGTCCTGAAGCCGGTCCTCTCGGCCATCAAGTCCACCGTCAAGGGCGGAATCGGCAAGCTCCGTGAACGCCCCCAGGGCGCCGGCTACCGCCCGGGCGAAGCCTGGCCCGCCCTCGAACGCCCCACCTGGCGCCCCGACATCCGCGCCGCCGTCATCTCCACGGCCCGCGTCAACATGCACCGCAAGATGAACAAGCTCGCCACGGCCGCCGGCCAGTACCCCATCGCCGTCCTCTCCGACTGCGCGGTATACCTCTCCGACGGCCCCAGCCCCCTCGACTTCCTCCCCCGCACCCCCGAAGGCAAGCCCCTGCCCGGCGGCTTCCGCCTCGGCGTCAGCCCTGGCATGGTCAAGCACGAGGGCACCCAGCCCCTCCTCTGGGCCGTGCAGATGCTCGACGAGAACCACAATCCCGCGCGCCACATCAAGGGCCACGACGCGGCAGCCGACGGAGAGTAG
- a CDS encoding ParB/RepB/Spo0J family partition protein, translating into MSKADKLGVSASFARAQPVGVSSRRAAIAEATGAPTSGMVPPSEVPIEALAHNPFNLREDLTELEELAQSLVSRGQLQPLAVATRMAFMEAHPGQTDGLGRAPYVVIDGNRRLAAAQLAGLKTMHIHVNDALSASAADILESALIANVHRVDVAPMDQARALQELVDVHGSQAQVAKRLGKTAAWVSQRLTLLNLTPSLQEKVDTGELKVEPARRIGRLPQEHQEAAADETLNTVAPPRQRAHPTPTVNAVNAVNAPPSPPSPPAPPTPSTPRITIATDTPETIADALTAHLTPDDLKAVTELLLLRL; encoded by the coding sequence ATGAGCAAGGCCGACAAGCTCGGAGTCTCGGCATCCTTCGCGCGGGCCCAGCCCGTCGGCGTCAGCTCCCGCCGCGCGGCGATCGCGGAGGCCACCGGCGCCCCCACCTCCGGGATGGTCCCGCCGTCCGAGGTCCCCATCGAGGCGCTCGCCCACAACCCGTTCAACCTCCGCGAGGACCTCACCGAACTCGAGGAGCTGGCCCAGTCCCTCGTCTCCCGCGGCCAGCTCCAGCCCCTCGCGGTCGCGACCCGCATGGCCTTCATGGAGGCGCACCCGGGCCAGACCGACGGGCTGGGGCGCGCCCCGTACGTGGTGATCGACGGCAACCGGCGCCTCGCGGCGGCCCAGCTGGCCGGCCTGAAGACCATGCACATCCACGTGAACGACGCCCTGTCCGCCTCCGCGGCGGACATCCTCGAGTCTGCCCTGATCGCCAACGTCCACCGGGTGGACGTCGCCCCCATGGACCAGGCCCGCGCCCTCCAGGAACTCGTCGACGTCCACGGCTCTCAAGCCCAGGTCGCCAAGCGCCTGGGCAAGACGGCGGCCTGGGTCTCCCAGCGCCTGACCCTGCTGAACCTCACTCCGAGCCTCCAGGAGAAGGTCGACACGGGCGAGCTCAAGGTCGAACCGGCCCGCCGCATCGGCCGCCTCCCCCAGGAGCACCAGGAGGCCGCGGCGGACGAGACCCTCAACACGGTCGCCCCTCCCCGCCAACGCGCCCACCCGACGCCGACCGTTAACGCCGTTAACGCCGTTAACGCTCCCCCTTCGCCCCCCTCTCCCCCAGCACCCCCGACGCCCTCGACACCGCGGATCACGATCGCGACGGACACCCCGGAAACGATCGCGGACGCCCTGACGGCCCACCTCACCCCGGACGACCTCAAGGCCGTCACCGAGCTCCTGCTGCTGCGACTCTGA
- a CDS encoding ParA family protein — protein MTSPSSQSDREKVVSKLPPWLRQELKIRTAQLRIDIQDAVHQGIAHWSALASAPSPVDTSGAESFSTWLPAGQWESFRAGSKDRGVSLIQGLAQAVRLWLEMNPAPTVKRPSVVRRIVVCNQKGGVGKTAITAGTAEALAEDPETLHPVRIARQLARAAASDEGRQGEQPHPETTPLDLEDLPGLGMRVLLIDFDPQGHLTKQLGQQPLPIGGDSLTCHMAGEAKGPLADLIVPIPDQRFGNRLHLLPACTDAFLLDVRLSTVRAREAALERALGPVESDYDVILIDCPPSLGLSMDAAIYYGRRRDTEQPGASGALIVVQAEDSSADAYDLLTSQINDLRDDLSLDIDYLGLVVNLYDGRRGYIATSSLQAWMDIKDPRVVAVVPDLKEQREAVRVKQPLFVYSPKGDQAIAMRALAREIS, from the coding sequence ATGACTTCGCCCTCGTCTCAGAGCGACCGAGAGAAGGTCGTCTCCAAGCTCCCCCCGTGGCTCCGCCAGGAGTTGAAAATCCGCACCGCCCAGCTGCGGATCGACATCCAGGACGCCGTTCACCAGGGGATCGCCCACTGGAGCGCCCTCGCCTCCGCCCCCTCCCCCGTCGACACCTCGGGCGCCGAATCGTTCTCCACCTGGCTGCCCGCCGGCCAGTGGGAGTCCTTCCGCGCCGGCTCCAAGGACCGCGGTGTCTCCCTCATCCAGGGGCTGGCCCAAGCGGTCCGCCTCTGGCTGGAGATGAACCCGGCGCCCACGGTCAAGCGGCCCTCCGTCGTACGCCGCATCGTCGTGTGCAACCAGAAGGGCGGCGTCGGCAAGACCGCCATCACCGCCGGTACCGCCGAGGCCCTCGCCGAGGACCCGGAGACCCTCCACCCGGTCCGCATCGCCCGCCAGCTGGCCCGCGCCGCGGCGTCCGACGAGGGCAGGCAGGGCGAGCAGCCCCACCCCGAGACGACCCCCCTGGACCTGGAGGACCTCCCGGGCCTCGGCATGCGCGTCCTGCTGATCGACTTCGACCCCCAGGGCCACCTCACCAAGCAGCTCGGCCAGCAGCCGCTGCCCATCGGCGGCGACAGCCTCACCTGCCACATGGCCGGCGAGGCCAAGGGCCCCCTCGCCGACCTGATCGTCCCCATCCCGGACCAGCGCTTCGGCAACCGCCTCCACCTCCTGCCCGCCTGCACGGACGCCTTCCTCCTCGACGTCCGCCTCTCCACGGTCCGCGCCCGCGAGGCAGCCCTCGAACGCGCCCTGGGCCCCGTCGAATCCGACTACGACGTCATCCTCATCGACTGCCCGCCGAGCCTCGGCCTCAGCATGGACGCCGCCATCTACTACGGGCGCCGCCGCGACACCGAACAGCCGGGCGCCTCCGGCGCGCTGATCGTCGTACAGGCGGAGGACTCGTCGGCCGACGCGTACGACCTCCTCACCTCCCAGATCAACGACCTGCGCGACGACCTCAGCCTCGACATCGACTACCTCGGCCTCGTCGTCAACCTCTACGACGGCCGCCGCGGCTACATCGCGACCTCCTCCCTCCAGGCGTGGATGGACATAAAGGATCCGCGCGTCGTCGCCGTCGTACCGGACCTCAAGGAACAGCGCGAAGCCGTCCGCGTGAAGCAGCCCCTCTTCGTCTACTCGCCCAAGGGCGACCAGGCGATCGCCATGCGCGCCCTCGCTAGGGAGATCTCATGA
- a CDS encoding ScbR family autoregulator-binding transcription factor, whose translation MARARQERAEITRQAILDGAAIAFDRFGFGGASLSDVVKHAGVTKGALYFHFQSKEALARALMDEQFQVAAGVPAVEEPGLQTVIDLTHQMAYGLRANVRIRAGIRLVIEFGSFTNPDPTPYNAWIDTAHGCLKPAQERGDILPSLDVYDLSTLLVGSFTGIQVTSHVRTGRGDLHTRVVDLWHFLLPGIVPAHRIPHFDPAGSPACRAELGLPAPESSAVPVG comes from the coding sequence ATGGCAAGGGCCCGCCAGGAACGCGCCGAGATCACCCGGCAGGCGATCCTCGACGGTGCGGCCATCGCCTTCGACCGCTTCGGCTTCGGCGGCGCCAGCCTCAGCGACGTGGTCAAGCACGCCGGGGTCACCAAGGGCGCCCTGTACTTCCACTTCCAGTCCAAGGAAGCCCTCGCCCGCGCCCTGATGGACGAGCAGTTCCAGGTCGCCGCAGGCGTCCCCGCGGTCGAGGAACCGGGTCTGCAGACCGTCATCGACCTGACGCACCAGATGGCATACGGACTGCGCGCGAACGTCCGCATCCGCGCCGGCATCCGCCTGGTCATCGAGTTCGGCTCCTTCACCAACCCGGACCCGACCCCGTACAACGCCTGGATCGACACCGCCCACGGCTGCCTGAAGCCGGCCCAGGAGCGCGGCGACATCCTCCCGTCGCTCGACGTGTACGACCTCTCGACGCTCCTCGTCGGATCGTTCACCGGAATCCAGGTCACCTCGCACGTCCGCACCGGCCGCGGAGACCTGCACACCCGGGTCGTCGACCTGTGGCACTTCCTGCTCCCGGGGATCGTGCCCGCGCACCGCATCCCCCACTTCGACCCGGCGGGCTCGCCCGCCTGCCGGGCCGAACTCGGTCTGCCTGCCCCGGAGTCCTCCGCGGTTCCGGTCGGCTGA
- a CDS encoding carboxymuconolactone decarboxylase family protein, whose product MTARMGNPALVVPGAMAGLTAIGKAVVATGVSERTLELAHIRASQINACGVCLDMHPRIAKKLGETDERIHAIAGWRDTPYFTDAERAALALAEAVTRVADRSNAVPDEVYDEAAKHYDEQQLAALILSISTVNIWNRLNLATRQQAGTPWS is encoded by the coding sequence ATGACCGCACGCATGGGAAACCCCGCCCTCGTCGTCCCCGGTGCCATGGCCGGCCTGACGGCCATTGGCAAGGCCGTCGTCGCCACCGGCGTCAGCGAGCGCACCCTCGAGCTCGCCCACATCCGGGCCAGCCAGATCAACGCCTGCGGCGTATGCCTCGACATGCACCCCCGGATCGCGAAGAAACTCGGCGAGACCGACGAGCGGATCCACGCGATCGCCGGCTGGCGCGACACTCCTTACTTCACTGATGCCGAGCGCGCCGCCCTCGCCCTGGCGGAGGCCGTGACCCGCGTCGCAGACCGCAGCAACGCGGTCCCGGACGAGGTCTACGACGAGGCGGCGAAGCACTACGACGAGCAGCAGCTCGCCGCCCTCATCCTCTCCATCTCCACGGTCAACATCTGGAACCGCCTCAACCTGGCCACCCGCCAGCAGGCCGGCACCCCCTGGTCCTGA